The sequence below is a genomic window from Lolium perenne isolate Kyuss_39 chromosome 7, Kyuss_2.0, whole genome shotgun sequence.
GACTATTGACCTGCTGCTCACCCTGTCGCCTATGTGCTGAAGTGCAATTATGCTGCTAGCTTTGTTGTCGACGCAAGCACCGCAGCTCTGCTCTGCAGCTCTCCCTGGCCATTGGCCAATGCTATCCATCAGctttaggctggtgccaacgcaggcTATAGCGCGGGCGATACCACCCGCAGCAAGGCGGTAGCGGGGCGGTAGGTGGGCGAGACGGTAGCGGCGGGCGGTGGTTCCACCGCCCGGCGGTAgggcggtaccgcccgcctatagcccgcgttggaggcgagagcggggcgagagggaggcgatagcCCCTTCGCTAGTGGGGGCGGTACCACCCGCAGCAAGGCGGTAGGTGGGCGGTAGGTGGGCGAGACGGTAGCGGCGGGCGGTGGTTCCACCGCCCGGCGGTaggggcggtaccgcccgcctatagcccgcgttggaggcgagagcggggcgagagggaggcgatagcCCCTTCGCTAGTGGGGGCGGTAGGGAGGCggtagggaggagagagaagtgagagctagcactatagcccgtgcactggcaccgtggggtgagagtgaggtgagagtggggtgatagTGAGGATAAAAGCTGACATGGCGAGGCTATAACgggtgatgcattggcaccagcctagtGGAAGCTTGTGTTCTATACATCTACAAGTCAAAGCCTTGCAGTATTAGTTTCCCTGATGGTGCATACAATTTCTTCATTCTGATATGTGTTAAAGATCCAAAATCCGCCCGTTGTTGAAGTTGAATCACTGAATTGTTATTAGGCTGGGAAAGGTGAAAAGCTGACATGAATGGCGTATAAGGTTTTGGGCTTGAGAAGGAATAGGATCCTGACCTTGATACGGTACGAGGGCCGGCACAGAAGACTGCTGCAGTAGGATGGCGCCACAACTAGCGAAGGGGTGAGACATGGCAGGCATTGGAACATCGATAAACCGATGAAGGGGAAGTGTGGTGACTGGTGAGGCAACCAAGGTGTATCTCGGTCAGTCCGGTGGTAGTTTGGAAGATACCCCTTCACTGGCTGCGGCATGGCAAATACAAGAGTGGTGTCGACGACTCAGAGGAATGGCAAAATATTCAGAGGAATGGCTAATGCAGGTGGTGTTGTATTCACTGAATCAGACAAACCAGATGGGGATTTGAACATGGACAGGAGGCCTGTAAGCATTTGATTTCAATCGCTCTTCCATTTAGCTCTCCTTTCTTCAGTTAATTGAGTATAATCTTGAGCTGTTGGTACTGGTAGTTGTTGTAGGTTTGATGATTCTGTTTGTGGTGTTGATATGGTGTGTCTCTGTTCTCTTTGGGACCCGTTCCAATGTAGCATGATACTGAGATGAAATAGAAGTGAAGTGCACTTCGTTATCCTAATTTTTATATTGTGTTTTTGTGAGCTGCATCATTATGAACTTCAGATTTGGAGAAATGGCAATAATGAGTCGTAATTAAATGTCCTAAATTTTTTTTGCTAGAAGCAGAGAATAAATTAATATGTTAGCTTTGTCTTTTTTTATTCTAGAAATAGAAAAATATGGGAGATGCATGTTCTTTTTTGTCATATCTTGGGTTGTCGAGCCAAAGATCGTGATGTTAGCTTCACCTTAGTGATTAGGTGCTTGCAGGTTTTCATGGTTGATTTCTTCGTGAATATGGTACTTTGATCTTTCTGTGATGGCGCTTATCCTTTTTAATAACAACTATTTCTTTCCCTAAGAAATCTTCTTCTTTGACCTATCAACAGGAGTGTTTGAATTCAGTTAAATTGGTTTGCAGGGCATTTAAATCATCAGCTATCTCATTAGGTATCCAAAATCAATTGGGGAGAATAATTAGTTTGTTTGTTAAAACCATAGTTCTACTATTCCTAAATTTGCTACAGTAATATCTACTGTTTTCCTGCATATATTTTGTGATAGCAAAGGGGCAGTATTTTTATAAACTGTTTATTTGTTACAATTATATATGATCCCCCTCAAGGACATTTATTGCATCAGGTGCAAGTGTTCAGTTGAAACATTATTTGACATTGATGAAGAACACATTAGATCTTAAAGTTCTGTTTCTACAAGTTGTAGAACCAGAAACCTTGCTGAAAAGCAAGTCATGGTATCAGGACTTTGTCATGAAATGGGTGAATTGCCCCACGGTTCTTCAGGCTAGCCAAATGTATGATTGTTGTTATTGTCTGTAGTTATTTGTCGAAGAGCTTGACCTAAATATCAGTGAAGTTGATCTTAGGGAAGCGTTCTCCTAGTATGAGTTCATACCATTTTTTCAGGTATCAATAATTAGGCCATACATTTCATACTTTTTAGTTCTTTTCCACATAGATTTTTTTGGTTAAATTGCATCTGTCAACATGATGAAATAATGTTGTGAACATTTTTCCCCTACCCATGCTTTCACGTTTGTGATTTTCAGAAAATCCCTCGTGATAATTTCAGACCTTTGCTAATTGAAATTATCCAAATTATGTTCAACACGTGAATGGGAATGATGTTGTTCAGTTTTAATTCcagatatttcttttctattttaatgTAGATTAACTGGCCAGCTCTCTAGACAATATTGTCGATCGACGAAGTGTTAAACATGGTGGCCTCCTTACGATGTGAAAATATCCACCAGTACTTCAAAATTAATTGCCACAAATAAGTTCAGTCAATAAGCTCTAGCGTGTTGATAAATAGAAACATCCACCACTACTTCCAAATTAACTGCCACAGGTAAATTTAGTCAGTTAGCTCTAGCATGTTGATATATAGACGGAAAATAATCAGCTTTTCTAGCGAGAACTGCCAAGAGACAGTAAGGTTTACTCTGAAAATACAGTACACACATGGGCATTCTTGCCTGTTCTTTTTATTTGATTTTGAGTGATCGTAGTGTAATGCTTAAGAGCATATTTCATCTTCCTTTCTATCTTGATATTTTCTATGTAGACTGACCCTTTTCTGAACTATGCGTCTTTACTGTAATTTATATATTTTTCTGTTTTCGCATCGCTATTGACCTCAAGTTCATTATCATGACCCATCATACATGTATGATAGATATCACCATTTAGGATTTTTCTTTGTGAATGCGCCACATTAAATTTTTCATAATGTTGGCTGCATGTGAACTAAATCAGATTATATTTTCTTTTGTTACTCTGTGTTTCCTTTATTAGTCTTAGAAGATTTAAAATGAAGTTGTGATATTATTATTGATGCATAGATACAAGCTGCCATATTTATGGAGAATGCACGTATTGTATAACACAACTTCATATATATATGGTACCACTGATTTGCGCTGCACACTGAAGTTTCACAGTATATTTTTATACAAAGAATTTCGATGAAATACCTATCTTCGAATTGGTGTTTGATGCTTTTCCAAAATGTCAAAAGGCCACTCATTGTTCCTCTGGTGCGCAACTCCAGTTAGAATGTCTACATTTCTCTTCCTACAACTGGATTCCTTTCATCTAGGCATCCGCAGTCACATCTTCTACTTCAAGTTGGGACTTGATAGCAGAAGTTGTGTTGCTTTTTAATGAAAAAAATGTCTTTTCAGATGCTCAGTTATTTGAGATAAGGGAAACAACTAGGATGACCAAAACCCAGCGATGATTTACATTTCTTTGTGATTTAGACACTGGCAACACTTCTAGGTCCACTCCCTCTTCAATCGCTTGCTCGAGTCCATGCCCTACAACCTCAAGTACCTCGGCTCCATGTGGTGAACAGGCACCTCTAGATAaccctcccgcgtgctttagtatGACTTTAACGTGTTGAATTGATGAGTGTAGAATTTTAGTTAGTATAGTTGTTAGCATTGATATGATTGAGGTTGCATGTTTATGTAGTTCTGATGTTGGAAGGCATGTATAGCAGATTTGTAGTGATCATCCTTAAATTTTTCGTTATCTGTTATTGTTTGGTTTTGATTGTAAGGTACTGTTAACCTCAAATAGAGTACTTGGTGTGGTGGTGAATTGATATGAAATGTAGTTAAGTTTCCACGTTGAAGAATAGAGATAATTTATCTGATGTAAAATTCTATTGCCACTGGTATATTGCTCTCTGCTAAAATTATGCCCCTCCACTTCCTACTTCCTAAGCTTGGAACAAATGTCCTACCAAAACAAATACAGCTTGATGATTATGTGCAGTAATTAGATGCAGAGAGCGTGATGATAAAAACTCATTCCTTGATTAGGTATTAATGATATGTTCAAATGCTTCAATATTAATCTTCAGATTTCTAATAATAGGTGCTGCTGCACATGCATGCATTTTTGTAGTATTTTAATTAAGTGTTCTTTCTCATCTAAATTATCACCGGCGTTGTATTGTGTAATACTTGCTTCCTCCTTACACTTCTAAAATTTCTGTATGATAATAGTATTCGACATATCCTACGTTGGAGATATTTTCACATCTTCGAAGTGGATTCCATGAAAATTTGCTTAGTTAGGCCATTATTCATGCATTAAAGTTCAGCTGTGGCAATTTTAAGCAATTGATGTGTTGCTACCTTAAGTATTTTTTTAGTTTGGTTGGTTGGGTCAATCTGACCCATTCGATAATATttgcaaaaaataaaaaccatCTTACAGATTGTTTGTCATTAATCACGTGGTTTCATAATACTTGCTTGTGCCCTACACTTCTACACTTTTTATCTAATAATAATATTTTTAAAAATGATTATTTCCATAATATACTCATGCTTTTATGGTGTTTGAAGGTGACAATGTACTCATATGGCAGTGCTGCCTCTTTCCTCGAAATGATCAGGGTGAGCGAAGGTGGGGCGAAGTGGAGATTATGTATGCTCCATCCTCCAGTTGTCATTGTCATAGTAGGCTCAGAGCTTGGATCTGAATGTTGTTTTTTTTTGTCCATGTGTCTTATCTCACTTCGTCAGTCCCACGGGACTACTCGGGGTAAGAACGTGAAACATATTCATTTGATTTATGTCTATTGCCTTCATGTTGTTGTTCTGATCTCTTTCTGGTAATGTAATTTTGATTCTTTTTTATTTCGTTTCAACATACATGGTCCCAAGAATATTCTTAGTTGTTGTACAATAACACAACATGTCCAAATAATTGTATCTCTCTTGAAAAAGGGTTGCAAGCTGGCCCTTTCCCTTAGCTCCCTAGTGTATGTGTATATGTAATTTGCCGAACTATCTCTTCCATCTTCGAAGGAGTGAGTACAAATGACTACGAGACCTTTTGTCGAGCGGGAGGAGCGATGTGTGTGTGCTTCTTTGTTCCATGGCAAGTGTCTCTGGCCCTCTTGGTGCGAGCATGGTTCCTTGATGTGATCGGTCAGAGTATGACCTTTGAGCGATATACTTCTCGTTGGTTCATTCTTTGCACCTTGAGCTTTTACTTCTTTCTTGCCGCACGATTAGCGATTTCTGGGATGTCCGATAGACAAGCGCGTGGGTTTGTTAGCTTCCTGGGAGCAATCCCGCAAATCACGTGGAGTATTGGATTTCCAATAACTGCTACCGTGAATTACGTCATGTATGCTAACCTCTTTCATTATCCCCGATCTGCTGCGTGTGCTTCCTATTTCCTTGCTACCACAAACCTTTCGTGAGTCCATGTGTGCTTCCGTTATTTGCACTTCACCTAAAGTGCTTTAGTAGTGTATCTGACATGATTACGGTATTTTTGCCACTACATGCGTGTATATGTGCTACCTAGTCCTCCACAAAATGCAGATATATGTGTGCTTCCTTCTTCCTACTACCACAAAAGTTCTCATACGACTTGCTTCAACTTTTACTAAACTATATTTCTTAGTACCTCTACATGCTCTTCTGTGTTTGCTCATTTTCGAAATTCAAATTAGTGCTTCATTAGTGAATATGTCATGCTTCCACCTTCAATGCACTCTACCAACTTATATGCTTCCCTCAGTTTTGCTTCCATCTCATCATATTCCAATTCTCAAATACTACATAGGTCATGTTTCAACCTTGAATACACTATGTTTCCTAGTACGATCATATATGCTTCCTTCTAAATCCATACACAAATTTGCTTCCATTTAATATTCCAATACTCATTGAAAATTTTACAAAATGATCTGACGAAATTATTCAGAATGCTTCAAATCATGGAAGCATTTCACATTGTTAAGTTACACGTATCCTATGTTGAACACTGTCTGGGAACTAGCAATGGCCGATGCCATCCTCTTCCTTAATTTGATGCATGTGTTGCCATCCAACGAGGAAATACCTAGGCCAACCCCGTGCTCTAGCTCAACTTATGCTTGTCGCCACAATCTTCTTTTGCCTCACATATCTTGCTCGGTCTTCCTGATGGCAACCACCTCCAACCGGCTTCACATGTCCCAGCCACTGGTATTCATGGAGGCCCCAACAACGCTTCGACACAGTGGGATGGCATTGTATGCCAGCACATATTCTGATCTAGAAAGAGGCGACGAAGAGAATGGGTGAACTGTGTATTGAACAAAGTTACTCACAAATAACATGGTGAAAAAGAATGGAAGCATTAATCATATTTGCCTTTGAAAAGCATATGAACCTTGATAAATCCTGTGACTACTGATGCAATAATGTTATACGGCTGAAACAAATGTATGTTAATTTGGAAGGGCATAACAAATAGAAGCATCGAATGTATGGTAATGCAGTAGAACGAGGCATATGCAGAAGCAGAAAaatatgtaaaagtaaaataTAACAAAGGTTGTCTGCTAATTTCTGTCTATGTACGCAACTGCATCGTGAGTGTAGAATGCTTCTGAAGCATGGTTATCATGAAGCATGACAAAAGAAACCACCTGTTCTGTTAACTAGCATGGGACAGATTGGGACCTAGGCCAATGTGGACAGATCGATTGGGAGGCCAGTTGCAATTACCTACAGCCAGAGTAGTACTTGAATAGATCGAGAGGGTGGTTGGAGCTCGTTGAAGCAGGCTCCGGCCGGCGCTCCATCCATCAAAGCCGCTACCGACCCTAGAGTGCCGGCCGCCGACATGTGTACGGGCGTACGAGTCGATCTAGGAGGAAGCGGCGCAGTTACCGCCGGCAGATGCAGGGATGCAGCACGGCGGGGGAAGCTGATGCGCGGTTGGGCGAGGAGAATTGCGGTGGCGGCGGGATTAGGGGATGGTGTGGCAGGTTCTCAATTAGTGGAAGGCAAATCCGTGGAAATCTGGACCTGTTCGatgtttttttcgataaagggaatatattattatcgagagataccaattacacccagcctctgcaacaacgcaccaccctaatgacactacggatgcacacagccaaaaaaaagaaaaagaaaactaagaaataaaagtcccgctatagtATCACGgatctaacaacagcaatacatccaccaccatgacaacacctgaattgcagactctccaaaaaacgacgcctccaagaagggaacagtgctccaagAAGGGACCTGTTCGATGTAAACAAAATGGACGGTGTCTGACGGGTCCGTTGATTTGTTTCCTATCGGACCCCGATAGGTAGTGTTTACCGAAACATGTGAGTCTCGGGCATTTCACTGGTAGAACCATGGCAATGCGGGGACCCAATAGGGATTGAATCGCTCTATGGGCATTTGGCGAAGGGTTAGTGAAATGAGCAGCAGGTAGCACCCGACGCTCTACCCTGGATAAGGCCGGACCTTCTTAATGTTTCCATTGGTTGTGCCCGTGAGGGGATGGCACCATATTCCAAGGCAGCAGCATTGTTGTTGATATAGCTAGCAACGGAGTGATCACCTTAAACGTGGAGCAACTAAGGATAGGATAATGTTTTCTTAGCCTACTTTACAaaacttttttaaaaaaatgcTCACTTACTATGGACAAGCATTTAGCATGACTCAAACTAGCACTAAACATCAGCACAATTATGTAGCCAGAAACACGCTTTGAATTTTGTTTCCGTGGTTCCATCGGAAACTGCCATGCTATTCACCTGGGAAATGCCCCAGGAAATCAAAACGCGACAAAATATTGAATTGATAAGATCAAACAGGTGTGCCAAATGATGAACAGCCAGATTGCATGACTAGTACACGCACATACCAACAATCTTGACAAGGTAGCCAGCCATCTAAACCTATACCACCTCGATGTCGATGCCGATTCTTGTTGTCAATAGTTGGAACATAATGTGATAAGCTCAGCCAGATGCACGTAATGCACTACAAAATTGTAAAACACGTGGATTATTTCGAGAGGAACAGGCCAGCTAATAGTTCTGAAGTCCACTCCTCCTATCACAAGTAGGTACAACAAAGAAACAATAAGGTTGCTTCCTACTTTTAATTTTATAAGTTCCTAATACAACCAGTTTGGATCCATGAACAAACATCATCCTCGTGCAGGCGACTTTGCCAGTTTGCCGGCAATAATGGACACACAACAGCCTCATAAACTCGGTTCAAGATGATTCTGCAGCGAGGGGAAACACAACAGCATCAATTTTTTCAGAACAATTCAGTAACAAGGTTCTGCTTATCTACTTTGTGTCACTATCCAAACAAGCACATTATCCTTGTCCAGTGGATCTGTTTTTTCCTTGCTCACTGCCACCTAAACATGCTAGCTCTAAACATCAAGGTTTGACATTGTAATTGGAATAGCTTTGCACCAACggtacaagaaaaacaaaaatacATAAATAAAGTTATGCATGTGCTTACCCAGTTATGCCAGGATTCATCTTTATAATAAACCACCATGATGATTCTTGTTGGTAATATCTGGAACATGACATCATGACAACTCGCCAGGAAGATAGCCAGCGCACCAGTGTTACACACTAAATGAGACCACTTTAATAATTAAATCACTATGCTGCTCCCAGATCAAGAACCTTGATTGGCAGCATATGGAAAACAAAGTTTCCACGATTCCTTTTGTCTACCATCGAAACCGATGTGGCCTCATATACATCTTCTGTATATATAGGTCTCGAGAGAAGGCTACACATAGACATCAAACCAACAAGCAACAATTTCCCTTTCATTAGTTCTAGCCCAACACAGAGATTAGTTTCAGAAACAGATATGTCTTTTGCTCTAAGATCGATAAGCTTGCCATctaggcatcacaccagagaggcGGAAGTACAAGAAGATCTGGACAGCCTAGAGACAAGCATCTCATCATCCATTACCATCAAGAcgatgtgtgatggtttgaggaGGCTTGGTGACATCTACTGTGATGTTGAGGAGATCATCCAGTTGCCAAGCAACCAGGTTTGCTCCTCACAGCACAGGAAGATGCTGGATGGAGAGATGGAATGTTCTCTCCAGCTGCTGGATCTCTGCAACACCATGCAACAGATCTTCGTCGAGCTGAAGGCCATCATCCAAGAACTGCAATTGGCTCTAAGAAAAGGAGAAGACGCAACTATCCAAGCCAGGATCCTGTCTTATATCCAATTGCTGAAGAAGGCTGGAAAACATTTCAAGAAATCTACCACAAAGAAGACGTCTGACAAGATGGACTGCGGGATGGTCAGTCTACTGACCAAGGCCAGGGAGATGGCTCTCTCTCTACATGAGTCCACAGTGCACCTCTTGTCAAAAAAAATCGAAGCACCTAAACAGTCCCTTATTTCCAAGGCATTTCACAAGAAGAAAGTTGTTGTTTGCGAGGAGCAATTGCAGGACTTAGAGTGCAGTATGGGAGATCTTGAGAGTGGAGCAGGACATCTGTTCCGGAGATTGATTCAGAGCAGAGTTTCTCTCCTAAACATTCTTAGCTCATAGATCTCCAAGAGCCTTGTCACTCACAATATCCTGTGATTAGCATCCGATTTTTAGAGGACTAGCTGATCTCATATTTTGCCTGATATGTATATATAATACAGATGTACAGAAAATTACAGATGCAATtccaaaattttgatatatttcaAGCTCGCAAATAGTTTTGTGATGTCATAATTCTTTTTTCTTTTGCAACTGTCAGTATACTTTGGTTGATATCCTTATTTGGTGGATCTTGCTTGGTGTACATGAAACATGCCAATCAAAAGTCACTATGATTGTGCAACTGCAATTCCATTTTCTTGTGTAGAACTGAATGCATATGTAAAATAATCAAGCTACTACAAAAAAAAATCCACTCTAAAAATTAATATCTGGGTGTCGAAGGTATTTACAataattttatatcatttgtcgCGTGAGATCATTGATATGAAATTCCTTCATTTTTTTGAAATGGTTTAGCATGAACTGAAGCTGTTACTCAAGGTGCCAAACTTTTTGTTGGATGCAGCGCATCTTTGTTTTCATCAGCTAAACAAGCTAGCTCCAAACTACAAGGTTTGCTCGCAGTTACCACAGAATTCAACCTGAGAGCTGGATATCTAGGAGAGTCTAGGGTAACACATGTGTCACAGATAGATTTTTTTGTTAGCAAGCCATTATATGGCTGCTTGAGCATGCAAATATGTCAAGGTCTGAAAGTCCACTGTCCACCACTGAACTCCACGTCTACAAACAGAACCAACTATACTATTGATTCTTGTTGCCAATTGATGGAACATGGGAATGTGATTGCTCATCTCGAGGAAAGTGGACGCAACAAATACTGTACTTAACACGAGGCATCTTCGGTGTTATAATTGTCCCGCAGCTGTTAGATCTTAATCCTTGGCAGACAGCATCTTGGAGATGAACTGGCATGATTCTTTAGGTGTACCAATTAAGTACCAGTGCTTCCACACTTCTCTATAAATAGGCCTCAGCGGCCCAGTAGACACATCAAACTAAAAGTTCCTCTCTTCAACCAAAATTACAGAGAAAAGCTTCCAGATCAGAAATGGCTTTCCACCTAAGATCGATAAGTTTGCCTTCAAGGCCTCAGGCCAACGAGGCCGAAGTCGAGCAAGAGTTACTGAGCATAGAGGCAAGTATCTCTTCCTCCACCACTATCAGCACCATGTGTGATGATCTGAGGAGGCTTGGAGACATCTACAATGGTGTTGAAGATATTATTGGCCTCCCAAGCAACCACGTTGGGAAGATGCTAGATGGAGAGATGGAGCGCTCTCTTGAGCTGTTGGATCTCTGCAGCAGCATGCAAGAGATCTTCATGGAGATGAAGGCCATCATCCAAGAGCTGCAAGTGGCTCTAAGAAAAGGAGATGATGCAACTACTCAAGCAAAGATCATGTCTTATACTCGTTTGGCGAAGAAGGCCAAGAAACATTTCAAGAAGACCACGAAGAAGGCTACATCGGAGGGTGGCAGGATGGTCATGCTATTGACAAAGGCTAGAGAGATTTCTGTATCTCTACTGGAGTCCACAATCCATCTTTTGTCGAAGCAAATCGAAATGCCTAAAAAGTCTCTCGTCTCCAAGGCATTTCACAAGAAGAAGGCAGTTGTTCGCGAGGAGGAATTACAGGAGTTAGAGTGCAGTATCGGCGATATTGAGAGCGGAGCAGGACATCTATTCAGGAAACTGGTTCAGAATAGAGTTTCTCTCCTAAACATTCTTAGCTCATAGATACTCCACGTCTGACACCCTGTGATTGGCATCCGCCTTTTTGAGGAATAGCTGATCTTCATGCATTTTTCCAATATGTATACAACACAAATGTACAGAAATTATAGAAAGAGAAACCAAAGTTTTGATCCATTTTGAGCAtttcatgttttttttttgaagcttTCACCGGGGGGGAGAGGATCCCCACCTGAATATATTACTTGCCAAAGAATTCAAAGGTTACATGTGGATAGGTGGGCTCGCCACAGATCGGCGTCCACTCTATTTCCCGCTTGCTTAAAGCGGTGGGACCAAAGCGTGAAGTCAGAAATAATGTTTCTAACCGTCGAGAGAGGAGAGTGGTCTATATCTCGGAATACCTTGGCGTTCCTTGTGTCCCAGATCTTCCAAAGTATGGTTAGGGCAACGGAGCTCCATACTGATCGAGGTAAGTTATTAGGGAGCGTTGTGTCCCAGATATCTGTGAGTTCTGCTGAAGTTGGTATGATTTTGAGCTGTCTCCAAATTGCTGCTGAGGATGGGCAGTGGAAGAATAAGTGCGCTCGGTCTTCCACTTGTGCTTGGCATCTTGGGCATGCTGCGGAGTCGATGATGTGTTTGTGCAACAGGTTGGCCCTAGTGTTGAGTCTGTTTAGGTGGAGGAGCCACCCAAACACCTTCACCTTCCTGGGAACTCTTGATTTCCAAATTGGAGAGACATCTGGGTCTTCGAGTTGGGACTGGAGGTGGAGGTATGCGCCCttggtggagaagggggagccatcTAGCAGAGATCTCGTGTCCTGCGCCTCTGACAGCGTAACATCCTGCAACAGATTAGAGAGAGAGACAAGTTGCTCTGACGCAGCATTAGTAAGTCTACAACGCAGGCCGTTAGAGATTCCAAGTTGCAAAATATCACACACCAATGCATGGGTTTGGGTATGGTGGGAGTATAGAGCTGGGAATGCAGTGGCTAGGGGTTCTGGTAGAGCATTTCATGTTTGAATATGTGCTTTATGATATTCCGATATCAATGGTCCGTGGATGTTGCTGTGTGTCCAGTAAACATGCCAGGTCGAAGCCACAAGGGCTAACTTGCAGTTAGCATAATAaactgatatatatatatatatatatatatatatatatatatatatatatatataaaataaTCCAGAGTGGTGCCAGTTGTACCACCACCACATGGATGTGCAGTCTGGCACTACAATTAAATATTTCTAGTTTCAGAATGCATACACAAATTTACTGAAATTTACAATCTTCAGCATGCATATCACGCTGGAATTTTACAGTGCATAGTATTACTAATTCAGGAGCACAAAAAATGCCACAACCATGTACCCTAGTTTTTCTTAGATAATGAACCATGTATCCTAGTACATCACCATGTTTTGCTCGTTCTTAAGGATTATGCAATTCAAACATTAATTTTAGAACAGTAAAGATAGTGCAAAGTTCCCCAAGTGGAATGTTTCGCACATTTTTCATATCATTCTCAAATCTCAGTACACTGCAACAAAGTGATTCTGTATATTTATGACTAGTAGAAAAAACAAGAGCTGCGCCCAGAACAAAAAACAGAAATGTAGAGGAAGATCAGGGAGTACATACAGACCTCGTGAAGACACAAAGAGAGCATGATGGACGCCGTCGGTGaccttttttcgagaaaacgcaaaggacctttgtgtctcatttcattgaaaaggtaGAATGTTTACAATCCTCCTAGGAGGCAGCATACAATGAACACACTCAGCTACTCAGTGTACATCCCAGGTCGCCGGCAGCGCTACCCTAAGTCCCATAGCACCCGCCTTAGCCCAGAGGGATGCTTCTTCCTTGACTTTGGACATCAGGTCGCGCACAGACGGCCGTGCTCCCTAAGAAA
It includes:
- the LOC127316393 gene encoding uncharacterized protein; amino-acid sequence: MAFHLRSISLPSRPQANEAEVEQELLSIEASISSSTTISTMCDDLRRLGDIYNGVEDIIGLPSNHVGKMLDGEMERSLELLDLCSSMQEIFMEMKAIIQELQVALRKGDDATTQAKIMSYTRLAKKAKKHFKKTTKKATSEGGRMVMLLTKAREISVSLLESTIHLLSKQIEMPKKSLVSKAFHKKKAVVREEELQELECSIGDIESGAGHLFRKLVQNRVSLLNILSS
- the LOC127316389 gene encoding uncharacterized protein; this encodes MSFALRSISLPSRHHTREAEVQEDLDSLETSISSSITIKTMCDGLRRLGDIYCDVEEIIQLPSNQVCSSQHRKMLDGEMECSLQLLDLCNTMQQIFVELKAIIQELQLALRKGEDATIQARILSYIQLLKKAGKHFKKSTTKKTSDKMDCGMVSLLTKAREMALSLHESTVHLLSKKIEAPKQSLISKAFHKKKVVVCEEQLQDLECSMGDLESGAGHLFRRLIQSRVSLLNILSS